In Myxococcus stipitatus, the DNA window GCGAGCTGAAGGGCCGTCGCGTCCTCATCGTCGACGACGTGGCCTCCAGCGGGGACACGCTGGAGATGGCCACCGCGCTGGCGCTGGAGGTGGGCGCCCGCGAGGTGTCGACGGCGTGTCTGGTCGCGAAGCCGGAGGGCTTCGCGCCGGACTTCCAGGGGCTCACCACCGAGGCCCTGGTGGTCTTCCCCTGGGACTACGAGCCCGTCACGGGCGACGCGCGCTTCGAGGAAGACCCGGACAAGGCCGGGGCATGAGCCCCTGACGCGGTGACGCGATGATTGTCGGGACGGCGGGCCACATCGACCACGGCAAGACGTCCCTGGTGAAGGCGCTCACCGGCATCGACACCGACCGTCTCCAGGAGGAGAAGCGCCGGGGCATCACCCTGGAGCTGGGCTTCGCGCACCTGACGCTGGATGACGGCGCGGTGGCGGGCGTGGTCGACGTCCCGGGCCACGAGCGTTTCGTGAAGGCCATGGCCGCGGGCGCGGGCGGCGTGGACCTGGTGGTGCTGGTGGTGGCGTCGGACGAGGGCGTCATGCCCCAGACGCGTGAGCACCTGGACATCTGTCGGCTGCTCGGCGTGCGCGCGGGGGTCATCGCCCTCACCAAGTCGGACCTGCTCTCGGAGCTGGGGCCGGAGTGGCGCGCGCTGGTGGAGGCGGACCTGGCCGCGCTCACCGCGGGAACGTTCCTCGAGGGCGCGCCGGTGGTGCCCTGCTCGGCTCGCACGGGCGAGGGGCTCGCCGCGCTGCGCGCCGCGCTCACCCAGGCCGCGCTCGCGCTGGACTCGCGCCCCTCGGAGGGGCCGCTCTTCCTGCCGGTGGACCGCGTCTTCACGCTCAAGGGGTTCGGCACGGTGGTGACGGGCACGCTCCTGTCGGGCGCGGTGTCGGTGGAGGACGCGGTGTCGCTGCTGCCGGGCGCGCCGGGGCCGCTGCGCGTGCGCGGCGTGCAGCGCCATGGCCAGCCCGTGCCGCGCGCGGTGGCGGGTGAGCGCGCGGCGGTGAACCTGGGCGGCGTGGAGGCGGACGCGCTGCGCCGGGGCATGGTGCTCACGCGCGCGGGGGAGCTTCCCGAGACGCGCATGCTGGATGTCGAGCTGTCGCTGCTGCCGGCGGCCGAGGCGCCGCTGCCGCGCCGCAAGAAGCTGCTGCTGCACCTGGGCACCGCGCAGGTGGAGGCCACGGTGGCGCTACTGGACGTGGAGAAGCTCGAGCCCGGGGAGACGACGCTCGCGCAGCTGCGGCTCGAGGAGCCCGTGGCCGCGCTCGTGGGACAGCGCTTCATCCTGCGCGGCTCCCGCGCGCTGCCCGGACGGGGGGCCACGGTGGCGGGAGGCCGCGTGCTGTCGAACGCCCCGCCCCGGCGGCGCAGGGGCGGCGCGGCCCTGGTGTCTCCGCTGCGCGAGGCGGATGCCGCGGGGCAGGTGACGTGGCTGTTGCGACAGGCGGGCTACCGGGGGCTGACGCAGGCGGAGTTGTTCGGCCGCTCGGGGCTGGCGCCCCGGGTGCTGACGCGCGCGTTGGAGCTGCTCGGCGCGCGGGGTGGGGTGGTGCTGCTGGACCGGGAGCGCCGGTGGTACCTGTCGGGAGAGGTCCTGGAGGGGCTCCAGGGGCGCTCGCTCGCGTTGTTGGCCGCCTTCCACGAGCGCGAGCCCCTGCGCGACGGGCTGCCCCGCGAGGAGCTGCGCCAGCGGTTGTCGGCGGAGCTGGACGCGCGGGCCTTCCAGCGCGTGTTGCAGGGACTGGTGGACGCGGCGAAGGTGGAGGTGGACAAGGACGTGGCGCGCCTGAGGGGGCGCGGGCGGACGCTGTCCCTGGGGGACGAGGCGGCCCGGGCGAGGCTCGCGGCGGAGCTGTCCGCGGCGGGGCTCGGCCCGCCCACCCAGGGCGAGCTGTCCCAGAAGCTCCAGCTCCCCGAGCCCCGCCTGAGGGAGCTCTTGAAGGTGCTGGCCGCCCAGGGCGTGGTGGTGCGCGTCAGCGACGACCTGTGCTTCGACGCGGGCGCCCTGGCGTCCTTGCGGGAGCGGCTGGTTGCCCACCTCCGCGAGAAGAAGGAGATTACGACCCAGGGGTTCAAGGAGCTGGTGGGACAGAGCCGCAAGTTCGTCATTCCCCTGTCCGAGTACTTCGACCGTGAGAAGGTGACGCTCCGCGTGGGCGAGAAGCGGGTGCTGCGTCGAGGATGAGCACGAGGCAATACAGCGAGGCGTCGCTGCGCGCCTTCATCGAACCCTTCCACAACCCCGTGCTCGCGGTGGTGGCGGGACGGGTCTTCGCGGCGAACGACGGGTACCTCGCGCTGGTGGGGTTGCCCCGCGAGCGCGTGGAGGGTCGTCCGGTCATGGACTTCGTCCAGCCGGAGGAGCGCAGCCGGCTCGCCGAGCGCTACGAGCGGGTCGGAGCGGGTGCCCCGCTGGAGGCCGTGACCCAGGTCTACCAGGTGCCCCACGCGGGGGGCGGCTCGAGGGAAGTGGCCCTCTACGCGTCCCTGCTGCCGTTGGAGGATGGGCGCCGGGCGCTGCTGCTCAACCTGTTGCCGCTGACGGAGCGGCCGCCGGAGCTGTCCATGGCCGAGCG includes these proteins:
- the selB gene encoding selenocysteine-specific translation elongation factor, translated to MIVGTAGHIDHGKTSLVKALTGIDTDRLQEEKRRGITLELGFAHLTLDDGAVAGVVDVPGHERFVKAMAAGAGGVDLVVLVVASDEGVMPQTREHLDICRLLGVRAGVIALTKSDLLSELGPEWRALVEADLAALTAGTFLEGAPVVPCSARTGEGLAALRAALTQAALALDSRPSEGPLFLPVDRVFTLKGFGTVVTGTLLSGAVSVEDAVSLLPGAPGPLRVRGVQRHGQPVPRAVAGERAAVNLGGVEADALRRGMVLTRAGELPETRMLDVELSLLPAAEAPLPRRKKLLLHLGTAQVEATVALLDVEKLEPGETTLAQLRLEEPVAALVGQRFILRGSRALPGRGATVAGGRVLSNAPPRRRRGGAALVSPLREADAAGQVTWLLRQAGYRGLTQAELFGRSGLAPRVLTRALELLGARGGVVLLDRERRWYLSGEVLEGLQGRSLALLAAFHEREPLRDGLPREELRQRLSAELDARAFQRVLQGLVDAAKVEVDKDVARLRGRGRTLSLGDEAARARLAAELSAAGLGPPTQGELSQKLQLPEPRLRELLKVLAAQGVVVRVSDDLCFDAGALASLRERLVAHLREKKEITTQGFKELVGQSRKFVIPLSEYFDREKVTLRVGEKRVLRRG